From Bradysia coprophila strain Holo2 unplaced genomic scaffold, BU_Bcop_v1 contig_50, whole genome shotgun sequence, one genomic window encodes:
- the LOC119082882 gene encoding pancreatic lipase-related protein 2-like, with product MFKIRVSIKDDRALSSTLVITEVLRTTMSIYIVFALLFAAAAANPLLQSENDGEEFLSAEIKQENWQLIPDNNGNMRLVDINDEINMEAEPSFNAPTDVRFNLFTRQNPTVPQLIQLRNNAQLAASNFVAGRQTRFHAHGWGAASHNAGSQIRNAWLQAMDCNVLIVDWSAGSDTANYILARNRVNEVGAAVADYIDWLVSQGSSYNNVVVTGHSLGAHVAGAAGKRTNQPIQAVVGLCPAGPLFSVDDPANRIHHTDAQYVEQITTNAGQLGHDQPFGVANFFANWGVTQPGCGTEVGCSHGRVLDLYASSIINTFPATRCASLQNIRDNNCPPAGQAGRMGGEPINNSGAMPAGTVFFFATTATFPFV from the exons ATGTTTAAAATTAGAGTAAGTATAAAAGACGACAGAGCGCTAAGTTCAACATTAGTGATAACCGAAGTATTGCGCACCACGATGTCCATTTATATTGTATTCGCATTGCTTTTTGCTGCAG CTGCTGCAAATCCATTGCTCCAGTCGGAAAATGATGGAGAAGAATTCCTTTCGGCTGAGATCAAACAGGAGAACTGGCAATTGATACCAGATAACAACGGAAACATGCGATTAGTTGATATAAATGATGAAATAAACATGGAGGCTGAGCCATCATTCAATGCTCCCACTGATGTGAGATTCAATTTGTTCACCAGACAAAATCCTACCGTTCCGCAACTAATTCAGCTACGCAATAATGCTCAACTTGCTGCCAGTAATTTTGTTGCAGGTCGTCAGACAAGATTCCACGCTCACG GTTGGGGTGCGGCGAGCCACAACGCTGGATCACAGATTAGAAACGCTTGGCTTCAAGCAATGGACTGTAACGTGCTGATTGTAGATTGG TCAGCTGGCAGCGATACTGCGAACTATATTTTAG ctcGTAACAGAGTCAATGAAGTGGGAGCTGCAGTAGCTGATTACATTGATTGGCTGGTTTCTCAAGGAAGTTCATACAACAATGTTGTAGTAACCGGTCACTCTCTCG GGGCACATGTAGCTGGTGCTGCTGGTAAACGCACCAATCAACCTATTCAAGCTGTTGTGGGTCTTTGTCCAGCCGGTCCACTGTTTTCTGTTGATGACCCAGCGAATCGAATTCACCATACCGATGCCCAATACGTGGAACAGATTACAACCAATGCCGGTCAACTAGGTCACGACCAACCATTTGGTGTCGCTAACTTCTTTGCTAATTGGG GTGTAACCCAACCGGGATGTGGTACTGAGGTTGGTTGCAGTCACGGTCGTGTTCTTGATTTATATGCATCGTCCATAATTAACACTTTCCCTGCAACAAG ATGTGCTAGCCTTCAAAATATTAGAGACAACAATTGCCCTCCAGCAGGACAGGCTGGCAGAATGGGTGGAGAGCCTATAAATAATAGTGGTGCAATGCCAGCTGGTACAGTATTCTTTTTCGCTACGACAGCAACATTTCCTTTCGTATAA
- the LOC119082871 gene encoding uncharacterized protein LOC119082871, producing MWQILTITLISIGVTAGNGVCPNFERYRHNPSYLKYLDGELVMVYTTSSYVLECEQISWTVCPNGKRTATLKDAAGCRRVIDNFDTSNPEYIQHTMSPVTTCVKLPSTRIVRKKLFKKVTTCDNLCIFIAICYPRNGILVACRKPPRDILMRNLGTTLANLVGSSASVKPINQANCVFGSTCSL from the exons atgtggCAAATACTGACGATTACCTTAATATCAATTGGTGTAACTGCCGGTAACGGGGTGTGCCCCAATTTTGAAAGATACAGACACAACCCTTCCTACTTGAAG TATCTGGACGGTGAACTGGTCATGGTATATACTACCTCCAGCTATGTCCTCGAATGCGAACAAATTTCCTGGACTGTATGTCCCAACGGTAAACGTACCGCCACGCTCAAAGATGCCGCTGGCTGTCGGAGAGTAATCGACAACTTTGACACCAGCAATCCGGAATACATTCAGCATACCATGAGCCCTGTAACAACGTGTGTCAAGCTACCATCAACTAGAATAGTTAGGaagaaattgttcaaaaagGTGACGACGTGCGACAATCTTTGCATATTCATTGCTATTTGTTACCCTCGAAATGGCATTTTGGTTGCATGTCGCAAGCCACCACGAGACATCCTAATGAGAAATCTTGGAACAACACTGGCAAACTTGGTCGGCTCATCGGCATCAGTGAAACCCATAAATCAAGCAAACTGCGTATTCGGTAGCACTTGTTCcctttaa